In Daphnia pulicaria isolate SC F1-1A chromosome 9, SC_F0-13Bv2, whole genome shotgun sequence, a single genomic region encodes these proteins:
- the LOC124313344 gene encoding WD40 repeat-containing protein HOS15-like, translated as MKSDVWSIAWNEQLQLLATSSHDGWVKLWSMDSQDPVHMRHFSSFCCHLVWSPMELSSSNKDPLEGEREPYLASGMEDGSISIWAPLGKKMRPFLLLDGHTEQLHQVSISPNGRYLASTDYDRKLVIWSTKTWDIIYTLPPSGCRFPYTISWDATSSKLCITEKTGLKRFLTMEYVAAEKQCAKCKKTSQNVKRCSRCRSVYYCSKKCQYSHWSNHKTVCQKK; from the exons ATGAAATCTGACGTTTGGAGTATTGCCTGGAACGAACAGTTGCAACTTTTAGCCACCAGCTCACACGACGGTTGGGTCAAG CTTTGGTCGATGGATAGTCAAGATCCTGTACACATGAGGCACTTCAGCTCGTTTTGTTGCCATTTGGTTTGGAGTCCAATGGAACTTTCATCGTCAAACAAGGATCCATTGGAAGGAGAAAGGGAACCTTATCTTGCGAG CGGAATGGAGGACGGATCAATTTCGATATGGGCACCACTGGGGAAAAAGATGCGGCcgtttttattattggatGGACATACAGAGCAGTTGCATCAAGTCTCGATTTCACCTAACGGACGCTATCTCGCATCGACGGATTACGACAGAAAACTCGTTATCTGGTCAACTAAG ACATGGGACATTATCTACACCCTCCCACCATCAGGATGTCGATTTCCTTACACCATTTCATGGGACGCGACCAGTTCAAAGCTATGCATTACAGAAAAAACTGGTCTGAAACGg TTCCTAACGATGGAATACGTCGCAGCTGAAAAACAATGTGCCAAATGTAAGAAAACTTCCCAGAATGTGAAGCGTTGCAGCCGCTGCCGTTCCGTCTACTATTGCagcaaaaaatgtcaatattCGCACTGGTCAAATCATAAAACAGTTTGCCAGAAAAAGTGA
- the LOC124313201 gene encoding serine/threonine-protein kinase/endoribonuclease IRE1-like isoform X1 has protein sequence MANAVTPVSNRFPHQIQFDRKKVLGEGNSSVVYKGSYENQNVAVKRIVLNPSINGDDENFEARMKLDHENVLKLLAVEEDRDFRYFVLELCDASLSQFFEKKYNGPQLPPDGEVMYQIADGLEYIHSQKLAHRNIKPENILISTKSQMKLADFGLSQKIESKCYVTGPKGVLLWKAPEQFQADREDIEIEIAQKSDVFSCGCVFFVFLMRKNDGMHPFGDLVDHLQIYANIQKGNSININKAKDNHPLEGELIQKMIQRDPIKRKTSKDVKYEIEVMLPKRNSSLEPLTLVNPFCNQGDPASSPQTFINYEKHGAESQAKTFSNHDCEVANCRSDFVGLFATFTGLSPTNNSQ, from the exons ATGGCTAACGCAGTTACTCCGGTGTCGAATCGCTTTCcacatcaaattcaatttgatagaaaaaaagTGCTGGGTGAAGGGAATTCATCAGTTGTGTATAAAGGTTCTTACGAAAACCAAAATGTTGCCGTCAAGAGAATTGTGTTGAACCCGAGCATAAATGGCGATGATGAAAATTTCGAAGCCCGAATGAAACTGGACCACGAAAACGTTTTAAAACTTCTAGCAGTTGAAGAGGATCGTGATTTCAG ATATTTCGTACTGGAATTGTGCGACGCATCCCTTTCTcaattctttgaaaaaaaatataatggaCCACAGCTGCCGCCCGATGGAGAAGTGATGTACCAAATTGCTGATGGCCTGGAATATATCCACTCGCAAAAATTGGCCCATCGCAACATCAAACCTGAAAATATTCTGATATCCACCAAGAGCCAAATGAAGTTGGCTGATTTCGGTTTGAGCCAAAAAATCGAAAGTAAGTGTTACGTAACTGGACCGAAAGGGGTTCTTTTATGGAAGGCACCTGAACAGTTTCAAGCTGATCGCGAAgatattgaaattgaaatcgcaCAAAAGAGTGACGTTTTCTCGTGTGGTTgcgtctttttcgtttttctcatGCGAAAAAACGACGGGATGCACCCGTTTGGCGACTTAGTCGACCATCTCCAGATTTACGCCAACATTCAAAAGGGGAATTCAATTAACATTAACA aaGCAAAGGATAATCACCCCCTAGAGGGTGAActcattcaaaaaatgattcaaCGTGAcccgataaaaagaaaaacgtcaaAGGATGTGAAATACGAAATAGAAGTTATGCTTCCGAAACGTAACAGCAGTTTGGAACCTTTAACACTTGTTAACCCTTTTTGTAATCAAGGTGATCCTGCTTCCTCTCCCCAAACGTTTATTAATTATGAAAAGCATGGCGCAGAATCACaagcaaaaacattttcaaatcatgATTGTGAAGTTGCAAATTGTCGAAGCGATTTCGTAGGTCTTTTCGCGACATTCACGGGGCTCTCCCCAACAAACAACAGTCAGTAG
- the LOC124313201 gene encoding serine/threonine-protein kinase/endoribonuclease IRE1-like isoform X2, with product MANAVTPVSNRFPHQIQFDRKKVLGEGNSSVVYKGSYENQNVAVKRIVLNPSINGDDENFEARMKLDHENVLKLLAVEEDRDFRYFVLELCDASLSQFFEKKYNGPQLPPDGEVMYQIADGLEYIHSQKLAHRNIKPENILISTKSQMKLADFGLSQKIESKCYVTGPKGVLLWKAPEQFQADREDIEIEIAQKSDVFSCGCVFFVFLMRKNDGMHPFGDLVDHLQIYANIQKGNSININKAKDNHPLEGELIQKMIQRDPIKRKTSKDVKYEIEVMLPKLN from the exons ATGGCTAACGCAGTTACTCCGGTGTCGAATCGCTTTCcacatcaaattcaatttgatagaaaaaaagTGCTGGGTGAAGGGAATTCATCAGTTGTGTATAAAGGTTCTTACGAAAACCAAAATGTTGCCGTCAAGAGAATTGTGTTGAACCCGAGCATAAATGGCGATGATGAAAATTTCGAAGCCCGAATGAAACTGGACCACGAAAACGTTTTAAAACTTCTAGCAGTTGAAGAGGATCGTGATTTCAG ATATTTCGTACTGGAATTGTGCGACGCATCCCTTTCTcaattctttgaaaaaaaatataatggaCCACAGCTGCCGCCCGATGGAGAAGTGATGTACCAAATTGCTGATGGCCTGGAATATATCCACTCGCAAAAATTGGCCCATCGCAACATCAAACCTGAAAATATTCTGATATCCACCAAGAGCCAAATGAAGTTGGCTGATTTCGGTTTGAGCCAAAAAATCGAAAGTAAGTGTTACGTAACTGGACCGAAAGGGGTTCTTTTATGGAAGGCACCTGAACAGTTTCAAGCTGATCGCGAAgatattgaaattgaaatcgcaCAAAAGAGTGACGTTTTCTCGTGTGGTTgcgtctttttcgtttttctcatGCGAAAAAACGACGGGATGCACCCGTTTGGCGACTTAGTCGACCATCTCCAGATTTACGCCAACATTCAAAAGGGGAATTCAATTAACATTAACA aaGCAAAGGATAATCACCCCCTAGAGGGTGAActcattcaaaaaatgattcaaCGTGAcccgataaaaagaaaaacgtcaaAGGATGTGAAATACGAAATAGAAGTTATGCTTCCGAAAC tgAATTAA
- the LOC124313339 gene encoding F-box-like/WD repeat-containing protein TBL1XR1, giving the protein MSFQWISENRVAICLNKRGRGIEIWKIDESTTSTKKLDKRFQHERDWISHMAWDERTKYLAVCSDDRWIKIWSMDSDRPIHKTKVDGRCWRLAWRPNGKSTDDEGVDAARKSADNFILACRLDEGEIVIWTPLDLKEKTRILSLHSSIVHSMSFSPDGRFLASTDEDWKLIIWATENWETVYIGEGQGWGKPFSWLSPSTDVPNYKLTFESDSKKVFVVEHVDGQC; this is encoded by the exons ATGAGTTTTCAGTGGATCTCTGAGAATCGAGTCGCTATTTGCTTAAACAAAAGAGGCAGAGGAattgaaatttggaaaattgaCGAATCGACAACTTCCACAAAAAAACTCGATAAACGATTCCAACATGAACGC GATTGGATATCACATATGGCATGGGACGAAAGAACGAAATATTTGGCCGTTTGTTCTGACGACAGATGGATTAAG ATTTGGTCAATGGACAGCGACAGACCCATTCATAAAACAAAGGTCGATGGCAGATGTTGGAGATTGGCTTGGCGTCCTAACGGGAAATCAACGGACGACGAGGGAGTGGACGCGGCCAGGAAATCGGccgacaatttcattttggcttG tAGATTGGACGAGGGGGAGATTGTCATTTGGACTCCGTTGGATTTAAAGGAAAAGACGAGAATTCTCAGTCTACATTCAAGTATTGTACATTCGATGTCGTTTTCACCCGACGGACGGTTTCTCGCATCAACGGACGAGGATTGGAAATTGATCATCTGGGCAACTGAG AATTGGGAAACCGTTTACATCGGCGAAGGACAAGGATGGGGCAAACCTTTCTCGTGGTTGTCTCCGTCTACGGATGTCCCTAACTACAAATTGACGTTCGAATCAGACAGTAAAAAG GTTTTTGTCGTGGAACACGTCGACGGCCAGTGTTAA